A genome region from Actinomycetota bacterium includes the following:
- a CDS encoding ThiF family adenylyltransferase: MSGIETLEQPSLEAFTSSLVAAGFEPEPGSEATVWKGPIHPAFEGLTSATHMRIVLRDGWPFVSPVVFVDGLHTNHLTEHGYVCLWQESDASGAWLTLPGFFNRMEQWCEKARTGWDERGLARDAYLNFTKKHPAVATYDLSKWHTDHAGSRGPFYGTIRHPFHVELSPSTGPGNALKGLWFHLGTVGVPPRNLVETSASLNRAQRRGLDRAMAKRRETDVLECSGSVDLVMLRWDRDQVQHSLVLALSGSGTSVEATVLQDGPNDERSLMLRAGHDAATLREKSVAIFGVGALGGHAAVCLASSGVGRLRLVDSDQILPGNVVRHVVGHNAVGIPKAHAVKVRVGEHAPWADVDTVLEQPRRPSRIRELISDVDLVVDATGSEAATGSIAAVAALVGKPLVSGGLFRGGAIGRVQRQGMAGDVALAYRAGNQGYRMIPPGSEEELIEPAIGCSAPVNNAPPAAVLACAALLAQSAVDALSGRRMLPDDITDVYAALEGEPPFDQVGRIQ, translated from the coding sequence GTGAGCGGGATCGAGACCCTCGAACAGCCGTCGCTGGAGGCGTTCACCTCGAGCCTTGTAGCCGCTGGCTTCGAACCTGAGCCGGGGTCGGAGGCGACTGTATGGAAGGGTCCGATCCACCCGGCCTTCGAGGGCCTCACCAGCGCAACCCACATGAGGATCGTCCTACGTGACGGTTGGCCGTTCGTGTCTCCGGTGGTGTTCGTGGACGGGCTGCACACGAACCACCTGACTGAGCACGGGTACGTCTGCCTGTGGCAGGAGAGCGACGCGTCCGGGGCGTGGCTGACCCTGCCTGGCTTCTTCAACCGGATGGAGCAGTGGTGTGAGAAGGCCAGGACCGGGTGGGACGAGCGTGGCCTCGCTCGGGACGCGTACCTGAATTTCACAAAGAAGCATCCAGCTGTCGCCACCTACGACCTTTCCAAGTGGCACACAGACCACGCTGGATCGCGGGGACCGTTCTACGGAACCATCCGGCATCCCTTCCATGTCGAGCTTTCTCCCAGTACGGGTCCAGGCAATGCTCTTAAGGGGCTGTGGTTCCACCTCGGAACTGTTGGAGTACCGCCGCGGAACCTTGTCGAGACAAGCGCCAGCCTCAATCGAGCACAGCGCCGCGGCCTCGATCGCGCCATGGCGAAGCGCCGGGAGACGGACGTCCTCGAGTGCAGTGGCTCCGTCGACCTCGTGATGCTCCGCTGGGACCGGGACCAGGTTCAGCACTCGCTCGTGCTCGCTTTGTCCGGCAGCGGTACCTCGGTGGAGGCGACGGTGTTGCAGGATGGGCCGAACGACGAGAGGTCGCTGATGCTAAGAGCAGGGCATGACGCGGCAACCCTGCGGGAAAAGTCGGTGGCCATATTCGGAGTCGGGGCACTCGGCGGTCATGCCGCGGTCTGCCTCGCTTCCAGCGGCGTAGGCCGCCTTAGGCTTGTCGACTCTGACCAGATTCTCCCCGGCAATGTCGTGCGCCACGTGGTCGGCCACAACGCCGTGGGAATCCCGAAGGCCCACGCTGTCAAGGTCCGTGTCGGCGAGCATGCGCCCTGGGCCGATGTCGACACAGTTCTTGAACAGCCCCGGAGGCCCTCCCGTATTCGAGAACTCATCAGCGACGTCGACCTCGTTGTCGATGCGACGGGCAGCGAGGCCGCCACGGGCTCGATCGCTGCGGTGGCTGCACTCGTAGGCAAGCCCCTGGTCTCAGGTGGACTGTTCCGAGGTGGTGCCATCGGTCGAGTCCAACGGCAAGGCATGGCTGGCGACGTGGCACTTGCCTATCGCGCGGGGAATCAGGGCTATCGGATGATTCCCCCGGGCTCTGAGGAGGAGCTGATCGAACCGGCGATTGGGTGCTCCGCCCCCGTGAACAATGCCCCCCCGGCTGCCGTGTTGGCGTGTGCTGCCTTGCTCGCCCAGTCCGCTGTTGACGCGCTATCTGGACGGCGCATGTTGCCTGACGACATCACAGATGTGTACGCCGCGCTCGAGGGGGAGCCGCCGTTCGACCAAGTCGGCCGGATCCAGTAG